The Vibrio coralliilyticus genome segment GCCAACGTAAACTACGTATTCAGGAGCCTAGCTGTACCATGCAAGATATTTCAGTATCCACTCTGATTGATATGACAATCGGCCTAGCAACAGGTCACAATGAACATGACCGTTTCAATAAATTGCTTGATGCTATCCGAAAAGCTATCCAGTGTGACAGCGTTGCATTGCTCTCCTTACAAGGAGACACCTTGGTGCCCCTCGCGATTCAAGGGCTAACAAGGGATACATTGGGACGCCGCTTTAGAGTCGATGAACACCCTAGGTTTGAGGCCATTTGCGCTTCAAAATCCGCTGTACGCTTCGATGCGGATTGTGAACTTCCTGACCCATTCGATAACTTACTTCTTGATTGCGATGGTGATTTACCCATGCACGCCTGTATGGGCTTACCCTTACTGTATGCTGACAAGTTACTTGGCATTTTGACTCTCGATAGTTTGACCCCCAATGTTTTTGACCAGATCCCTACTCGCAGTTTAGACGCTCTCTCTGCAATCGTGGCCTCAACTCTCAAAGTTGCGATGACTGTCAGTCAGTTTGAGCAGCAGGCCAAACAGACTCAACAACGATTTGAAGAACTCAATGAAGATGCATGGGAGCGTGAAGGGGGAGAGATTATTGGCGCAAGCGATAAGATGGCTACGTTAAAGTCCGATATAGAGGTCGTTGCTCCATCCAACTTCAACATTCTGATCAATGGCGAAACAGGGGTAGGCAAAGAGTTAGTCGCGCGCAGCATTCACCATTTGTCTCATCGTCGTAAACAGCCTCTAGTCTACGTCAACTGTGCAGCCATCCCTGAGAACTTAGTTGAAAGTGAATTGTTTGGGCACGTAAAAGGCGCATTCACTGGGGCTGATAAATCACGGCTGGGCAAATTTGCGCTTGCAGATGGTGGTACCCTGTTTCTCGACGAGATAGGTGAACTACCACTTGCCGCACAAAGCAAAATCCTTCGGGCTTTACAGAACAACGAAATCCAGCCGGTTGGTCAGGACAAGGTCGAGACAATCGATGTGCGTGTGCTCGCAGCGACTAACCGTAATTTGAAGGAAGAAGTCAGCCAAGGTCGTTTCCGTTCCGATCTCTACCACCGCCTCAGTGTTTACCCAATCAACGTACCGCCGCTTCGTCAGCGAGAAGGGGATATTGTCCTGTTAGCCGGTTATTTCCTAGAGCAAGCTCGTCGCAAGCTAGGTATCGTCCAAATCAAGCTAGGGAAAGAAGCTCAGCTGTTACTGTCGCGCTACAACTGGCCGGGTAACGTAAGAGAGCTAGAACATGTAATCAACCGCGCCGCTCTAAAAGCTCGAGCGAGAGGTAACAACCGTAAGCTGATCACCGTTTCTATTGATGATATAGGCGAACTCCATTCTCTCCCTGTCGAAGACTCCGTGGTAATCCCTAGCTCAACAGGGAGCATGCCTACCATCGACTGGACTAAAGGGCTGCGCGAGTCAACAGAAGAATATCAGCGACAGCTCATCACTCTTGCCCTGACTGAAGCAGAGTACAACTGGGCAAAAGCCGCACGACAACTAAAAACCGACCGAGCAAACTTAATTAGACTGGCAAAACGACTGGGTATAACAGTCACTAAGCAGCACAAGATAAGTACTAATTAATCGGTAACTTGGGTACAATGCCAGCGCTCATTATTAGCAATACAAAAGTGGGGCAACACCCACACTAAAGTCGTACTATTTATCTGTATTTTAAAGGAATATTATGAAGTTTATCCGTTGGTTCCTTGGCCGTATTATCCTCTTGCTTAACTTTGTATTTTCACCAAAAGGGGTGAAGCGTTCACAAGAAGAGCAACAAGCGGTCAATGAAAAAGCACAATCGCTTGCCTTGTACCAGTTTGAGGCATGCCCATTTTGCGTGAAAGTTCGCAGAGCCATGAAGCGTCAATCTGTCAATATTGAACTGCGTGATGCGAAAGCAAACCCAGCCCACCGTTCAGAGTTGGAAGCTGGTGGTGGCAAAGTGAAAGTACCTTGCTTAAGAATTGAAAAAGAAGGCAAAGTGGAATGGATGTACGAGTCTTCTGATATTGTTGCCTACTTGGAACAAGAATTTGCTTAAACCACAATCAGGAAAGTGCCATGGATGTCATTCCTCTGGACATTGCCAAAATTAAAGCGATTGTCTTTGATCTGGACAACACCTTGGTCAGCTCAAACCTAGACTTTCAGTGGTTAAGAGCTCAAGTCGGCTGCCCAAGGGACGTCGACTTGCTCACTTTTATCGACAAGCTGGATTGCTCTCATTCGGCGCTTAGAGCGAAACAGCTGGTACTGCAGCACGAATTGGATGATGCCGAACAATCAACTCCCATGCCTGGATGCCTCGCACTACTGGACTTTATTGCATTCAATCATCTCCATACTGCGATTATTACTCGCAATTGCCAACAGGCTTCCCAACGTAAAGTTGACCACAATCAGCTCAATATTTCTCGTATCATCAGCCGTGAACACTTCCCACCTAAACCGGCGCCAGATTCATTGCTTGCACTCGCCAGAGAGTGGCAATTGCCCCCAGAGCAAATCCTTTATGTGGGTGACTATATGTATGACTTGCAAGCGGCAAGCAATGCGCGTATGCCATCTTGTCTCGTCACTCACGGTAAGCCAACCACATTCAATCAACACGCTTCATTGAGCGTCGATCATCTGAATGATCTCCTCGATTTGTTCTCAGACAAATATCCACAGACGGTTGAAACCATTTCGTCAGCCACCAAAAAGTAACCAATGGTTAAAAGTTGATCGATATGCCACAATAAAACTTTCAGTCTACGATCTGCGAACTGGATAATGTCAAAAAATAAAGTTTTAGTGCTCTATGCGCACCCCTCTCAACGACGTTCCGAAGTTAACCAACCGCTGTTTCAAGCCAGCCAAAAAATTGTAGGGGTAACCGCTGTAGACCTGTATTACGAATACCCCACTTACAACATCAACATTGATCGTGAGCAGCAACGCTTAATCGATCACGATGTTATTGTGTTCCAATTCCCACTGTACTGGTATTCAACGCCTTCCATCTTAAAGGAGTGGCAAGACTTAGTACTGGAGTACGGGTTTGCTTACGGCCATGACGGTACAGCCTTACATGGCAAGAAATTCCTATGTGCACTGACGGCTGGTGGTCAGGAAGAGGCATATCAATCCGAAGGCTACAACCACTTTACCATTCGAGAGCTACTTCATCCTCTAGAGCAAATGGCAGCTCTCACAGGAATGGATTACCTAGCGCCATTTGCTTTATTTGGCTCACGTACTGCGAAAGAAGATGGGCGTATTAAGTCCCACGTGGAGGCTTGGCAACATTTACTGGGCGCCTTAGTCGATGACAGAGTTGATTATCACAAGGCCGCGGAGGTAGAGAAACTTTGCCACTGCCTTGATGAAATTATTGTTGGAGGCGTTCAATGACCAGCTATTTCCTACAAGCATTCATCTACCTTATTGCGGCCGTGATCGCCGTTCCTATCGCTAAGCGGCTGGGCCTTGGTTCAGTGCTCGGTTACTTGATTGCAGGCGTAGTCATTGGCCCGATAATAGGTTTGGTTGGCGAAGAGACCACCACTATTCAACACTTCGCTGAGTTTGGCGTGGTTATGATGCTATTTTTGGTTGGCCTAGAGCTGGAGCCTAAAATGCTCTGGTCAATGAGAAACCGACTATTGGGCTTAGGCGGCTTGCAAGTAGGCGGCACTGCTGCTGTGATTACGGCAATCGTCCTCGTCTTTGAGCAACCATGGACAATTGCCCTCGCGATTGGTTTGATTTTCGCTCTTTCCTCAACCGCTATCGTCCTACAAACCTTTAACGAGAAAGGGCTGAACAAAACCGAAGGCGGGCAAAATGCCTTCTCGGTATTGCTTTTCCAAGATATTGCCGTTATTCCTATGCTGGCTTTTATCCCGTTACTGACCCTCCCTGAGTTGGTCGAACAAGCACAGCATACCGTAGGCACTGCGGCAAAGCATCATGACGAATTGAGCTTGGTTGCTGGATGGGCATACGCCTTCGTGATTGTCGGTTCAGTGATCGGTTTGGTCGTCGGTGGACACTATTTAAGTCGGCCATTATTTCGTTTTGTCGCAAGCTCAGGGCTTAGAGAGATTTTCACTGCGACGGCTTTGATGTTAGTGGTTGGTATTGCAGCATTAATGAGTTTAGTCGGGCTTTCTCCTGCTCTTGGGACTTTCCTTGCAGGTGTCGTTCTGGCAAACAGTGAGTTTCGACACGAGCTGGAGTCTAATATCGATCCTTTTAAGGGTCTGCTGTTAGGTCTGTTCTTCATTACTGTTGGCGCAGGCATCAATTTTGGCATACTGTTCAACGACTTCTTTTTTATCATCAGCTTAACTTTGGGGGTTATGCTACTAAAAGCGGCCACCCTGTATTTGTTAGCACTTATCTTTAGAATCAGAAACAGCAACCGCTGGCTATTTACACTCAGTCTTGCACAGGCTGGTGAATTCGGTTTCGTGTTACTCAGTTTCACAGTGCAAAATCACGTCATTCCACAGGATGTTGCGCAAACTTTGTCTCTGGTAGTAGCACTTTCTATGTTCCTCACTCCAGGGCTCTTTATCTTATTTGATAAAGTAATTTTGCCTCGCTTCGAGCTTGAATCGAATGATCGTGAAGCAGACAATATCGAAGAGAAAGGCACCGTTATCATTGCTGGTATTGGTCGATTTGGACAAATCGTTAACCGTTTATTGGTGGCCAATGGGGTTAAAACGGTTGTCCTTGATCATCAAGCGGCACAAATCGATGTTGTACGTCGGATTGAAACTAAAGCATACTTCGGTGATGCCACTAGGCCAGACATGCTACATACTGCAGGTATCGAAGAGGCCTCTATGCTGGTTATCGCGATTGATAACCCAGAAGCAAGTGTCGAGCTGACTAAATATGTCAAACACACCTATCCTAAGGTAGCTGTGTTAGCCCGGGCGTTTGACCGAGGCCATGGATACTTGCTACGTCAAGCCGGTGCTGACATTATTGAGCTTGAAACCTACCATTCTGCCCTTGAACTTGGATCCCAGGCCTTGAAAAATCTTGGTTACCACCCATTTCATGTAGAGCAACAAAAAGCCGCCTATCGCCAAATTGAGGACAAAAAATCTGACGCGCTTTATCAAGCTTGGGAAGACGACTCTGAGGGCGAGCGATTTGACAACAATTACCGAAAACTCTTCATGCACCTTGAAGAACAAATAAAGCAGGCGATGAACACTGATCGCTCAGACAAGCACGAAACTGGTGAGCGAGGTTGGACACCGCCCCCCAAAGGTTACGCTGAAGAGTTCAAAGAAGAATGATTTCAGACCGGGGCAATGCCTCGGTCTTTTATTTTACCGAATGATTAAACAATATGACTGCTACATACATTGAAACATCCCCATCTCTGGGGCAACAACTATTCAAGATGACTTGGCCGATGTTATTTGGTGTGTTGTCTCTGATGAGCTTCCAACTGGTTGACAGTGCATTTATTGGCCAACTCGGGGTATTGCCACTTGCTGCGCAAGGATTCACATTGCCGATACAAATGGTCATTATCGGTATTCAAGTGGGGCTGGGTATCGCAACAACGGCTGTCATAGCAAAGGCGATAGGAGCCAAAAAAACACGCTTTGCCCACCAGCTTGGCGGTTTAGTGATTGCGATAGGAACCATCGGTGTTGCCATTATTTCAGTTCTGATCTATCTGATTCGTGTTCCTATTCTTCAGTTACTCAGTGCTCCTGAAACAATCTACCCTGTTATCGATAGCTATTGGCTCTACTGGCTAGCCAGTGCATGGACCGGCGCTCTACTCTACTTCCTTTACAGTGTTTGCCGAGCCAATGGTAATACTATGCTGCCAGGCACGATGATGATGGTCACCAGTGTACTTAATCTTATACTGGATCCAATTTTCATTTTTACTCTCGATCTCGGGCTGAACGGCGCTGCCATCGCGACCATTATCGCCTTTGGTATCGGTATCCTGATCGTTGCACCTAAGGTCACACGTAAACATTGGATGAGCTTTGACTGGAGTGATCTCAACATCATAAAGAGTGTGAAATCTATTGGTAATATCATGGGGCCAGCAATGATAAGCCAACTCCTTCCCCCTCTTTCGTCGATGCTAGCTACAAAATTACTCGCAGGATTTGGTACTGCCGCGGTTGCCGCATGGGCACTGGGCTCCCGGTTTGAATTCTTCGCCATTGTCTCGGTGTTAGCCTTGACTATGTCCATGCCACCGATGATCGGACGATTACTCGGGGCCAAAAACATCGCTGATATTCGCCGTCTGGTCATCATTGCTAGCCAGTTTGTGGTCGGATTTCAACTGCTGATTGCGTTGCTGACTTGGCTGTCGGCAGATTGGCTAGCCTCTCTAATGACCAGTGAAGCGCAGGTCTCTGAGATCCTTGTTTGGCACCTACTAATCGTCCCTTTCAGTTTAGGGCCACTCGGAATATGTATGTTGATGGTTTCCATTGCCAATGCACTCGGTAAGTCTTACACCGCCCTAACCATCTCAGCACTTCGCCTTTTCGCCTTCTTCTTACCTTGCCTATGGTTAGGTGCAGAAATAGGTGGTATTGAAGGGCTTTTCTGGGGAGCTCTCGCTGG includes the following:
- a CDS encoding NAD(P)H-dependent oxidoreductase, whose amino-acid sequence is MSKNKVLVLYAHPSQRRSEVNQPLFQASQKIVGVTAVDLYYEYPTYNINIDREQQRLIDHDVIVFQFPLYWYSTPSILKEWQDLVLEYGFAYGHDGTALHGKKFLCALTAGGQEEAYQSEGYNHFTIRELLHPLEQMAALTGMDYLAPFALFGSRTAKEDGRIKSHVEAWQHLLGALVDDRVDYHKAAEVEKLCHCLDEIIVGGVQ
- a CDS encoding glutaredoxin family protein; the protein is MKFIRWFLGRIILLLNFVFSPKGVKRSQEEQQAVNEKAQSLALYQFEACPFCVKVRRAMKRQSVNIELRDAKANPAHRSELEAGGGKVKVPCLRIEKEGKVEWMYESSDIVAYLEQEFA
- a CDS encoding MATE family efflux transporter, with product MTATYIETSPSLGQQLFKMTWPMLFGVLSLMSFQLVDSAFIGQLGVLPLAAQGFTLPIQMVIIGIQVGLGIATTAVIAKAIGAKKTRFAHQLGGLVIAIGTIGVAIISVLIYLIRVPILQLLSAPETIYPVIDSYWLYWLASAWTGALLYFLYSVCRANGNTMLPGTMMMVTSVLNLILDPIFIFTLDLGLNGAAIATIIAFGIGILIVAPKVTRKHWMSFDWSDLNIIKSVKSIGNIMGPAMISQLLPPLSSMLATKLLAGFGTAAVAAWALGSRFEFFAIVSVLALTMSMPPMIGRLLGAKNIADIRRLVIIASQFVVGFQLLIALLTWLSADWLASLMTSEAQVSEILVWHLLIVPFSLGPLGICMLMVSIANALGKSYTALTISALRLFAFFLPCLWLGAEIGGIEGLFWGALAGNIFAGASAWIMYQKALKQIEEKLEQ
- a CDS encoding monovalent cation:proton antiporter-2 (CPA2) family protein encodes the protein MTSYFLQAFIYLIAAVIAVPIAKRLGLGSVLGYLIAGVVIGPIIGLVGEETTTIQHFAEFGVVMMLFLVGLELEPKMLWSMRNRLLGLGGLQVGGTAAVITAIVLVFEQPWTIALAIGLIFALSSTAIVLQTFNEKGLNKTEGGQNAFSVLLFQDIAVIPMLAFIPLLTLPELVEQAQHTVGTAAKHHDELSLVAGWAYAFVIVGSVIGLVVGGHYLSRPLFRFVASSGLREIFTATALMLVVGIAALMSLVGLSPALGTFLAGVVLANSEFRHELESNIDPFKGLLLGLFFITVGAGINFGILFNDFFFIISLTLGVMLLKAATLYLLALIFRIRNSNRWLFTLSLAQAGEFGFVLLSFTVQNHVIPQDVAQTLSLVVALSMFLTPGLFILFDKVILPRFELESNDREADNIEEKGTVIIAGIGRFGQIVNRLLVANGVKTVVLDHQAAQIDVVRRIETKAYFGDATRPDMLHTAGIEEASMLVIAIDNPEASVELTKYVKHTYPKVAVLARAFDRGHGYLLRQAGADIIELETYHSALELGSQALKNLGYHPFHVEQQKAAYRQIEDKKSDALYQAWEDDSEGERFDNNYRKLFMHLEEQIKQAMNTDRSDKHETGERGWTPPPKGYAEEFKEE
- the norR gene encoding nitric oxide reductase transcriptional regulator NorR: MQDISVSTLIDMTIGLATGHNEHDRFNKLLDAIRKAIQCDSVALLSLQGDTLVPLAIQGLTRDTLGRRFRVDEHPRFEAICASKSAVRFDADCELPDPFDNLLLDCDGDLPMHACMGLPLLYADKLLGILTLDSLTPNVFDQIPTRSLDALSAIVASTLKVAMTVSQFEQQAKQTQQRFEELNEDAWEREGGEIIGASDKMATLKSDIEVVAPSNFNILINGETGVGKELVARSIHHLSHRRKQPLVYVNCAAIPENLVESELFGHVKGAFTGADKSRLGKFALADGGTLFLDEIGELPLAAQSKILRALQNNEIQPVGQDKVETIDVRVLAATNRNLKEEVSQGRFRSDLYHRLSVYPINVPPLRQREGDIVLLAGYFLEQARRKLGIVQIKLGKEAQLLLSRYNWPGNVRELEHVINRAALKARARGNNRKLITVSIDDIGELHSLPVEDSVVIPSSTGSMPTIDWTKGLRESTEEYQRQLITLALTEAEYNWAKAARQLKTDRANLIRLAKRLGITVTKQHKISTN
- a CDS encoding HAD family hydrolase codes for the protein MDVIPLDIAKIKAIVFDLDNTLVSSNLDFQWLRAQVGCPRDVDLLTFIDKLDCSHSALRAKQLVLQHELDDAEQSTPMPGCLALLDFIAFNHLHTAIITRNCQQASQRKVDHNQLNISRIISREHFPPKPAPDSLLALAREWQLPPEQILYVGDYMYDLQAASNARMPSCLVTHGKPTTFNQHASLSVDHLNDLLDLFSDKYPQTVETISSATKK